A single Desulfovibrio piger DNA region contains:
- a CDS encoding BPL-N domain-containing protein → MCAANPVCILWDASHIWGLMVWRALCALGLPCRLVKGQDIANGALFRKPCPQGPAGGERAPAPLLLVPGGNARLKARALGEKGRQAVRDYLAEGGRYLGFCGGAGLALSQPRSQDGLGLCPWGRAPYPERLHHLISGHAHMRVRSCMARDLPAARPELPVASRPGDSADPLRPPLGDEACALVPPHWRGCALGHEKDCRHCSNCRPPEADGHVPSLPVWWPGRFAPEADERVSILASYRQPDTDFWLADLPLSRIPAPVFEAWKDLYGVNVSADFLDGQPLMVAGNYGRGRYVLSYSHLETPDSHDANAWLAHLLRALAGLAPQRELVPAWDLHRKAAFRWPGTPQTAPLHTLLHGMRGLLDLGVEHNLFFERTSWLWGWRPGLPGAVCNNLYSSLRVLCGLRPGPETLAAWDGMRARFTALTDIFLPGAEGYLLACRLRETLSPTMPDAVDRRGLTNQREALFGHPMTGGGIVGELLEMTDELLYRGQQEDACAALDE, encoded by the coding sequence ATGTGTGCCGCCAACCCTGTATGTATTCTCTGGGACGCGTCCCATATCTGGGGCCTTATGGTCTGGCGCGCCCTGTGCGCGCTGGGACTGCCCTGCCGTCTGGTCAAGGGACAAGACATAGCCAATGGCGCGCTTTTTCGCAAGCCATGCCCGCAGGGCCCGGCCGGCGGGGAGCGGGCCCCGGCCCCGCTTTTGCTGGTGCCCGGCGGCAATGCCCGTCTCAAGGCCCGCGCCCTGGGCGAGAAGGGGCGCCAGGCCGTGCGCGACTATCTGGCCGAAGGCGGCCGCTACCTGGGCTTTTGCGGCGGCGCCGGACTGGCCCTGAGCCAGCCCCGCAGCCAGGACGGGCTGGGGCTCTGCCCCTGGGGCCGTGCGCCCTACCCCGAACGCCTGCATCATCTGATCTCCGGCCATGCCCACATGCGTGTGCGCTCCTGCATGGCCCGCGACCTGCCCGCCGCACGGCCGGAGCTCCCCGTCGCCTCCCGGCCAGGCGACAGCGCCGACCCGCTGCGCCCGCCGCTGGGCGACGAGGCCTGCGCCCTGGTGCCGCCGCACTGGCGCGGCTGCGCCCTCGGCCATGAAAAGGACTGCCGCCACTGCAGCAACTGCCGCCCGCCGGAAGCCGACGGCCATGTGCCGTCCCTGCCGGTCTGGTGGCCCGGCCGCTTCGCCCCGGAAGCCGACGAGCGGGTCAGCATCCTGGCCTCCTACCGCCAGCCGGACACGGACTTCTGGCTGGCCGACCTGCCCCTGAGCCGCATCCCGGCCCCTGTCTTCGAAGCCTGGAAGGACCTGTACGGGGTCAATGTCTCGGCGGATTTCCTCGACGGCCAGCCCCTGATGGTGGCGGGCAATTACGGCCGGGGGCGCTACGTCCTCAGCTATTCCCATCTGGAGACCCCGGACAGCCACGATGCCAACGCCTGGCTGGCCCATCTGCTGCGCGCGCTGGCCGGTCTGGCGCCGCAGCGCGAGCTGGTGCCCGCCTGGGACCTGCACCGCAAGGCCGCCTTCCGCTGGCCCGGTACACCGCAGACAGCGCCCCTGCACACCCTGCTGCACGGCATGCGCGGCCTGCTGGATCTGGGCGTGGAGCACAATCTTTTCTTCGAGCGCACGTCCTGGCTCTGGGGCTGGCGCCCCGGCCTGCCCGGCGCGGTCTGCAACAACCTGTATTCGTCCCTGCGCGTGCTCTGCGGCCTGCGGCCCGGCCCGGAAACCCTGGCCGCCTGGGACGGCATGCGTGCCCGTTTCACCGCCCTCACGGATATCTTCCTGCCCGGCGCCGAAGGCTATCTGCTGGCCTGCCGCCTGCGCGAGACCCTCTCCCCTACCATGCCCGACGCCGTGGACCGGCGCGGCCTCACCAACCAGCGCGAGGCCCTGTTCGGCCATCCCATGACCGGCGGCGGCATCGTGGGCGAACTGCTGGAGATGACCGACGAGCTGCTCTACCGCGGCCAGCAGGAAGATGCCTGCGCCGCGCTGGACGAGTGA
- the argJ gene encoding bifunctional glutamate N-acetyltransferase/amino-acid acetyltransferase ArgJ: protein MSDTRNDLPLGFSAGTAAAGFKKAGRDDLGLIVSDRPAVLAGLFTTNAFKAAPVQVCQQTLREYGTCRAVLANSGQANACTGDEGLENCLETRRMVAALTGLAPHEIMPMSTGVIGDQLRMDRWREAVPALVESLGSRDAEGFTRAFMTTDAFPKFASITVPLSGGTVRLTGMAKGAGMICPNMATMLAVMLTDAEVDRETWQAMFARAVDRTFNRVSVDGDTSTNDTILGLANGASGIRAEGGDAALLEKGLTDILGRISYMLVKDGEGASKVMHITVSGAASDEDACRIARTVGHSQLVKTAIYGQDANWGRIVAAVGRSGARVDPARVRLVLCGIERFRDGRPVNGNKEAELAELLKATDIPVEIHMGLGDGCYDLRASDLGHEYVSLNADYRS, encoded by the coding sequence ATGAGCGATACGCGCAACGACCTGCCCCTCGGCTTCTCCGCCGGGACCGCTGCCGCCGGTTTCAAAAAAGCCGGCCGCGATGACCTGGGGCTGATTGTTTCCGACCGTCCCGCCGTGCTGGCGGGCCTGTTCACCACCAATGCCTTCAAGGCCGCTCCCGTGCAGGTCTGCCAGCAGACCCTGCGCGAATACGGCACCTGCCGCGCCGTGCTGGCCAATTCCGGCCAGGCCAACGCCTGCACCGGTGACGAAGGCCTGGAGAATTGCCTTGAGACCCGCCGCATGGTCGCCGCCCTCACCGGGCTGGCCCCGCATGAGATCATGCCCATGTCCACCGGCGTCATCGGCGACCAGCTCAGGATGGACCGCTGGCGCGAGGCCGTGCCCGCCCTGGTGGAAAGCCTGGGCAGCCGCGATGCCGAAGGCTTCACCCGCGCGTTCATGACCACCGACGCCTTTCCCAAGTTCGCCAGCATCACGGTGCCCCTGTCCGGCGGCACCGTGCGCCTCACCGGCATGGCCAAGGGCGCGGGCATGATCTGCCCCAACATGGCCACCATGCTGGCCGTCATGCTCACCGACGCCGAGGTGGACCGCGAGACCTGGCAGGCCATGTTCGCCCGCGCCGTGGACAGGACCTTCAACCGCGTCAGCGTTGACGGCGACACCTCCACCAACGACACCATCCTCGGGCTCGCCAACGGCGCTTCCGGCATCCGGGCCGAAGGCGGGGACGCCGCCCTGCTGGAAAAGGGCCTTACCGACATCCTGGGCCGGATCTCCTACATGCTGGTCAAGGACGGCGAGGGCGCCAGCAAGGTCATGCACATCACGGTGAGCGGCGCCGCCTCCGATGAGGACGCCTGCCGCATCGCCCGTACCGTGGGCCACTCCCAGCTGGTCAAGACCGCCATCTACGGGCAGGACGCCAACTGGGGCCGCATCGTGGCCGCCGTGGGCCGCAGCGGGGCCCGGGTGGATCCCGCCCGCGTGCGCCTGGTGCTCTGCGGCATCGAACGCTTCCGCGACGGCCGGCCCGTCAACGGCAACAAGGAAGCCGAGCTTGCCGAGCTGCTCAAGGCCACCGACATCCCGGTGGAGATCCATATGGGGCTCGGTGACGGCTGCTACGACCTGCGCGCCTCGGACCTCGGCCACGAATACGTCAGCCTCAACGCCGATTACCGCTCGTAA
- a CDS encoding DVU_2496 family lipoprotein, with protein sequence MKRFPVILAPALLGSLLMLGGCAATGPSTAPLPPDRDCQEVYTVAPGNYIIDIAGGSVVVLDPAVQDFPLFCSPEEARTGLKTAMDNGSLPAGDWRIYRLNGTLQEIGQQPEPGHYSLARMARLVDWVSKAETEEPDDK encoded by the coding sequence ATGAAACGCTTTCCCGTGATCCTTGCCCCCGCCCTGCTTGGGTCCCTTCTGATGCTGGGCGGCTGTGCCGCCACAGGCCCCAGTACGGCTCCCCTGCCGCCCGACCGCGACTGCCAGGAAGTCTACACCGTGGCGCCCGGCAATTACATCATCGACATCGCGGGCGGCTCCGTGGTCGTCCTTGACCCGGCCGTGCAGGACTTTCCCCTGTTCTGCTCGCCCGAAGAGGCCCGTACCGGCCTGAAGACCGCCATGGACAACGGCTCCCTGCCTGCCGGGGACTGGCGCATCTACCGCCTCAACGGCACCCTGCAGGAGATCGGCCAGCAGCCCGAACCCGGCCATTACAGCCTGGCCCGCATGGCCCGCCTGGTGGACTGGGTGAGCAAGGCCGAAACGGAAGAACCGGACGATAAATAG
- a CDS encoding valine--tRNA ligase, protein MADTLPKGYEPHDVEARWRDHWQDNRTFTPDPDAQGEPFSIVIPPPNVTGALHIGHALNQTLIDVLCRHARQKGKNVLWVPGTDHAGIATQNVVERALAKEGKTRQDLGREAFIERVWQWREDYGHRILNQIRALGASVDWTRLRFTMDEGLSAAVRKVFVQLYNEGLIYKGDYIINWCSRCHTALADDEVEHEAHKGKLWKIRYHLADGSGSITIATTRPETIPGDTAICVHPEDERYRHLVGKTAIVPVLGREIPIIADSYVDREFGTGALKVTPCHDHNDWALGKKHDLEFLQVIDEDGIMKAESGPYAGLKKEDCRTKIVADIEAAGDLLAVEDLDNSVGHCYRCHTVVEPHVSTQWFVATTKMAPAARKAVPELTRILPESWAKTYYHWLDNIRDWCISRQIWWGHRIPAWTCAQCGELIVAEHDPSSCPKCGCTDLKQDEDVLDTWFSSALWPFSTMGWPEQTKDLATWYPTSVLVTGFDIIFFWVARMMMMGQHFMGQVPFHDVYLHALVRDETGRKMSKSTGNVIDPLEMIDKYGCDSLRFTLTAFAAMGRDIRLSEARIEGYRHFVNKLWNAARFALMNLPGTAPAPVALESVEGLHHQWILHRLEQVKQDMDKALEEYRFNDAAQLGYKFLWNEFCDWYLELIKPDMQDEARKPVAQYVLWVVLRELLLLLHPIIPFVTAEIWHALPVPAGEQPTDIALELYPAARPGCLHEAEAARMELVQGIIVAVRTIKAELNISPGHKVGLMLHPVDEAQAALLESCRQMMTTLARLEDLQIGAGLHAPKASASSVVGGCQVIVPLKGAVDLAGELARLDKEMAKLEKDLVGVQSKLHNESFVSRAPAQVVERERARAEQLLDAKAKMQALRQRFSEALNEE, encoded by the coding sequence ATGGCGGATACCCTCCCCAAGGGCTACGAGCCCCATGACGTGGAAGCGCGCTGGCGCGACCACTGGCAGGACAACAGGACCTTCACGCCCGACCCGGATGCCCAGGGCGAACCCTTTTCCATCGTGATCCCGCCGCCGAACGTCACCGGCGCCCTGCACATCGGGCATGCCCTGAACCAGACCCTCATCGACGTGCTCTGCCGCCATGCCCGCCAGAAGGGCAAGAACGTGCTGTGGGTGCCCGGCACCGACCATGCCGGCATCGCCACCCAGAACGTGGTGGAACGCGCTCTGGCCAAGGAAGGCAAGACCCGCCAGGACCTGGGCCGCGAAGCCTTCATCGAGCGCGTGTGGCAGTGGCGCGAGGACTACGGTCACCGCATCCTCAACCAGATCCGCGCCCTAGGCGCCTCCGTGGACTGGACGCGCCTGCGCTTCACCATGGACGAAGGCCTGTCCGCCGCCGTGCGCAAGGTCTTCGTGCAGCTCTACAACGAAGGCCTGATCTACAAGGGCGACTACATCATCAACTGGTGCTCGCGCTGCCACACGGCCCTGGCCGATGACGAAGTGGAACACGAGGCCCACAAGGGCAAGCTGTGGAAGATCCGTTACCATCTGGCCGACGGTTCCGGCAGCATCACCATCGCCACCACCCGGCCCGAGACCATCCCCGGCGACACCGCCATCTGCGTGCATCCCGAGGACGAGCGCTACCGGCACCTGGTGGGCAAGACGGCCATCGTGCCCGTGCTGGGCCGCGAGATCCCCATCATCGCCGACAGCTACGTGGACCGCGAGTTCGGCACCGGCGCCCTCAAGGTGACGCCCTGCCACGACCACAACGACTGGGCCCTGGGCAAGAAGCACGATCTGGAGTTCCTGCAGGTCATCGACGAAGACGGCATCATGAAGGCCGAGTCCGGCCCCTACGCCGGTCTGAAGAAGGAAGACTGCCGCACGAAGATCGTGGCCGACATCGAAGCCGCCGGCGACCTTCTGGCCGTGGAGGACCTGGACAACTCCGTGGGCCACTGCTACCGCTGCCATACCGTGGTGGAACCGCACGTGTCCACGCAGTGGTTCGTGGCCACCACCAAGATGGCTCCCGCCGCCCGCAAGGCCGTGCCCGAACTGACCCGCATCCTGCCGGAATCCTGGGCCAAGACCTACTATCACTGGCTGGACAACATCCGCGACTGGTGCATCAGCCGCCAGATCTGGTGGGGCCATCGCATCCCCGCCTGGACCTGCGCGCAGTGCGGCGAGCTCATCGTGGCCGAGCACGACCCCAGCTCCTGCCCCAAGTGCGGCTGCACTGACCTGAAGCAGGACGAGGACGTGCTGGATACCTGGTTCTCCTCGGCCCTGTGGCCCTTCTCCACCATGGGCTGGCCCGAGCAGACCAAGGATCTGGCCACCTGGTACCCCACCAGCGTGCTGGTGACCGGTTTCGACATCATCTTCTTCTGGGTGGCCCGCATGATGATGATGGGCCAGCACTTCATGGGCCAGGTGCCCTTCCACGACGTGTACCTGCACGCCCTGGTGCGTGACGAGACCGGCCGCAAGATGTCCAAGTCCACGGGCAACGTCATCGACCCGCTGGAGATGATCGACAAGTACGGCTGCGACTCCCTGCGCTTCACCCTGACGGCCTTTGCCGCCATGGGCCGCGACATCCGCCTGTCCGAAGCCCGCATCGAAGGCTACCGCCACTTCGTCAACAAGCTGTGGAACGCCGCCCGCTTCGCCCTCATGAACCTGCCCGGGACCGCGCCCGCCCCGGTGGCCCTGGAAAGCGTGGAAGGCCTGCACCACCAGTGGATCCTGCACCGCCTGGAGCAGGTCAAGCAGGACATGGACAAGGCGCTGGAAGAATACCGCTTCAACGACGCCGCCCAGCTGGGTTACAAGTTCCTGTGGAACGAGTTCTGCGACTGGTATCTGGAGCTCATCAAGCCCGACATGCAGGACGAGGCCCGCAAGCCCGTGGCCCAGTATGTGCTGTGGGTGGTGCTGCGCGAGCTGCTGCTCCTGCTGCATCCCATCATCCCCTTCGTCACGGCCGAGATCTGGCACGCCCTGCCCGTGCCCGCCGGCGAGCAGCCCACGGACATCGCCCTGGAGCTCTATCCCGCGGCCCGTCCCGGCTGCCTGCATGAAGCCGAGGCCGCCCGCATGGAACTGGTGCAGGGCATCATCGTGGCCGTGCGCACCATCAAGGCCGAGCTGAACATCAGCCCCGGCCACAAGGTGGGCCTGATGCTGCATCCTGTGGACGAGGCCCAGGCCGCCCTGCTGGAGAGCTGCCGCCAGATGATGACCACCCTGGCCCGCCTGGAAGACCTGCAGATCGGTGCCGGCCTGCACGCGCCCAAGGCGTCCGCCTCCTCCGTGGTGGGCGGCTGCCAGGTCATCGTGCCTCTCAAGGGCGCCGTGGACCTGGCCGGCGAGCTGGCCCGTCTGGACAAGGAAATGGCCAAACTGGAAAAGGATCTGGTGGGCGTGCAGAGCAAGCTGCACAACGAAAGCTTCGTGAGCCGCGCTCCCGCCCAGGTGGTGGAACGCGAACGCGCCCGTGCCGAACAGCTGCTGGATGCCAAGGCCAAGATGCAGGCCCTGCGCCAGCGCTTCAGCGAAGCCCTCAACGAGGAATAA
- the fusA gene encoding elongation factor G, which produces MSRTTPVDKQRNIGIMAHIDAGKTTTTERILFYTGVSHKIGETHDGESTMDWMEQEQERGITITSAATTCFWKDCRINIIDTPGHVDFTIEVERSLRVLDGAVCVFDAVAGVEPQSETVWRQADRYHVPRICFVNKMDRIGANFFRCVSMIHERLGAKAVPLQLPIGSEDKFEGVVDLIEGKAHRFDKSSKGAQFTDEAVPAELKDLFEEKRHELIEAVAEEDEALLEKYLGGEDLTRDEIVSCIRKATIARNIVPVLCGSAFRNMGVQPLLDAVVDYLPSPVDIAVMTGHEPGNEEHLIECPCDDKEPLAGLVFKLFSDPFIGHLSFFRIYSGCLESGTSVYNANTGKKERIGRILKMHANKREDIKWAGAGDIVALVGLKNASTGDTLCDEKRPVILESLNIPEPVIEVAIEPKTKADRDALSAALNKLAKEDPSFRVKGDEETNQTLIAGMGELHLEIIVDRLTREFNVNANVGKPQVAYRETISKPAKSDMKHAKQSGGRGQYGHCVIEVEPNPGKGYEFINSITGGVIPKEYIPAIDKGIQDAMKSGVLAGFPCVDLKVNLVFGSYHEVDSSEQAFYVAGSMAIKDAMQKAGPVLLEPVMDVEVVTPEEYLGDVMGDLNGRRGRVQSMEARAGGAQSVRAQVPLASMFGYATDLRSRTQGRATFTMQFDHYERVPQAIADEIQKSKN; this is translated from the coding sequence GTGTCCCGCACCACCCCCGTAGACAAACAGCGCAATATCGGCATCATGGCCCATATTGACGCCGGCAAAACCACCACCACCGAACGCATCCTTTTCTACACCGGTGTTTCCCACAAGATCGGCGAAACCCACGACGGTGAGTCCACCATGGACTGGATGGAACAGGAACAGGAGCGCGGCATCACCATCACCTCCGCCGCCACCACCTGCTTCTGGAAGGACTGCCGCATCAACATCATCGACACCCCCGGCCACGTGGACTTCACCATCGAAGTGGAACGTTCCCTGCGCGTGCTGGACGGTGCCGTGTGCGTGTTCGACGCCGTGGCCGGCGTCGAGCCCCAGTCCGAGACCGTGTGGCGCCAGGCCGACCGCTACCACGTGCCCCGCATCTGCTTCGTGAACAAGATGGACCGCATCGGCGCCAACTTCTTCCGCTGCGTGAGCATGATCCACGAACGCCTGGGCGCCAAGGCCGTGCCCCTGCAGCTGCCCATCGGCTCCGAAGACAAATTTGAAGGCGTCGTGGACCTCATCGAAGGCAAGGCCCACCGCTTCGACAAGAGCTCCAAGGGCGCCCAGTTCACTGACGAAGCCGTGCCCGCCGAACTGAAGGACCTCTTCGAGGAAAAGCGCCACGAACTCATCGAAGCCGTGGCCGAAGAAGATGAGGCCCTGCTGGAAAAGTACCTGGGCGGCGAAGACCTGACCCGCGACGAGATCGTTTCCTGCATCCGCAAGGCCACCATCGCCCGCAACATCGTGCCCGTGCTCTGCGGTTCCGCTTTCCGCAACATGGGCGTGCAGCCCCTGCTGGACGCCGTGGTGGACTACCTGCCCTCTCCCGTGGACATCGCCGTCATGACCGGCCATGAGCCCGGCAACGAAGAACATCTCATCGAATGCCCCTGCGACGACAAGGAACCCCTTGCCGGCCTGGTGTTCAAGCTGTTCTCCGACCCCTTCATCGGCCACCTGTCCTTCTTCCGCATCTACTCCGGCTGCCTGGAGTCCGGCACCAGCGTGTACAACGCCAACACCGGCAAGAAGGAACGCATCGGCCGCATCCTGAAGATGCACGCCAACAAGCGTGAAGACATCAAGTGGGCCGGCGCCGGTGACATCGTGGCCCTGGTGGGCCTGAAGAACGCTTCCACCGGCGACACCCTGTGCGACGAAAAGCGCCCGGTGATCCTGGAATCCCTGAACATCCCCGAGCCCGTCATCGAAGTGGCCATCGAGCCCAAGACCAAGGCCGACCGTGACGCCCTGTCCGCCGCCCTCAACAAGCTGGCCAAGGAAGACCCCTCCTTCCGCGTCAAGGGCGACGAGGAGACCAACCAGACCCTCATCGCCGGCATGGGCGAACTGCATCTGGAGATCATCGTTGACCGCCTGACCCGCGAATTCAACGTCAACGCCAACGTGGGCAAGCCCCAGGTGGCCTACCGCGAAACCATCTCCAAGCCCGCCAAGTCCGACATGAAGCATGCCAAGCAGTCCGGCGGCCGCGGCCAGTACGGTCACTGCGTGATCGAGGTGGAACCCAACCCGGGCAAGGGCTACGAGTTCATCAACTCCATCACCGGCGGCGTGATCCCCAAGGAATACATCCCCGCCATCGACAAGGGTATCCAGGATGCCATGAAGTCCGGCGTGCTGGCCGGCTTCCCCTGCGTGGACCTGAAGGTCAACCTGGTCTTCGGTAGCTACCACGAAGTGGACTCCTCCGAACAGGCCTTCTACGTGGCCGGTTCCATGGCCATCAAGGACGCCATGCAGAAGGCCGGCCCGGTCCTGCTGGAACCCGTCATGGACGTGGAAGTGGTCACCCCCGAAGAATACCTCGGCGACGTGATGGGCGACCTCAACGGCCGCCGCGGCCGCGTGCAGAGCATGGAAGCCCGCGCCGGCGGTGCCCAAAGCGTGCGTGCCCAGGTGCCCCTGGCCTCCATGTTCGGCTACGCCACCGACCTGCGCTCCCGTACCCAGGGCCGCGCCACCTTCACCATGCAGTTCGATCACTACGAACGTGTGCCCCAGGCCATCGCCGACGAGATCCAGAAGAGCAAGAACTAG
- a CDS encoding zinc metalloprotease HtpX has product MTSQIKTVLLLALLSAIIIGLGGIMGGRTGIIIAFVIAMIMNVGSYWYSDKIVLSMYQARELSEDEAPLLHRMVAELAANAGIPKPRVCVIPEDAPNAFATGRDPEHGVVAVTDGIMRILSPEELRGVIAHEIGHIANRDILIQTVAGVLASVIVSIANFMQFAAIFGGSNSDEEGGTNPIAAFLLAILAPIAASIIQMAISRSREYLADETGARICGQPLALAGALHKLGVASGQIPMHNGNPSTEQMFIVSPLFGFGGGSMANLFSTHPPLEERIARLQEMSRRAR; this is encoded by the coding sequence ATGACCAGCCAGATCAAGACCGTGCTGCTTCTCGCCCTGCTTTCCGCCATCATCATCGGTCTGGGCGGCATCATGGGCGGCCGCACCGGCATCATCATCGCCTTCGTGATCGCCATGATCATGAACGTGGGTTCCTACTGGTATTCGGACAAGATCGTGCTGTCCATGTACCAGGCCCGCGAACTGTCCGAAGACGAGGCCCCCCTGCTGCACCGCATGGTGGCCGAGCTTGCCGCCAACGCCGGCATCCCCAAGCCCCGCGTCTGTGTCATCCCTGAAGACGCGCCCAACGCCTTCGCCACCGGTCGCGACCCCGAACACGGCGTGGTGGCCGTCACCGACGGCATCATGCGCATCCTCAGCCCCGAGGAGCTGCGCGGCGTCATCGCCCACGAGATCGGCCATATCGCCAACCGTGACATCCTGATCCAGACCGTCGCCGGCGTGCTGGCCTCGGTCATCGTCAGCATCGCCAACTTCATGCAGTTCGCCGCCATCTTCGGCGGCAGCAACAGCGACGAGGAAGGCGGCACCAATCCCATCGCCGCGTTCCTGCTGGCCATCCTGGCCCCCATCGCCGCCAGCATCATCCAGATGGCCATCTCCCGCTCGCGCGAATACCTGGCCGACGAGACCGGCGCCCGCATCTGCGGCCAGCCCCTGGCCCTGGCCGGTGCCCTGCACAAGCTGGGCGTGGCCAGCGGGCAGATCCCCATGCACAACGGCAACCCCAGCACCGAGCAGATGTTCATCGTCTCGCCGCTGTTCGGCTTCGGCGGCGGCAGCATGGCCAATCTGTTCAGCACGCACCCGCCGCTGGAAGAACGCATCGCCCGCCTGCAGGAAATGAGCCGCCGGGCCCGCTAG